In the genome of Myxococcus guangdongensis, the window GCGGGCTCCTACGCTGTGGGGGCGCGCGCGGCGCGTCCTGGTGGCGAAGGAGCTCGGGTGTTCCGAATCGACGTCGACAATGCGCACGCCATCGTGGGCTTCGTCCTGGAGGGCTACATCCGGGTCCCGGAGATGGAGGCCTTCGTGGTGGAGCTGGAGCGGGCCACCGACTCACTCGCCGGCCAGGACATCAAAATCCTGGCGGACCTGCGCGCCTTCCGTCCCGCCTCACCCGAGGCCGCCAACATGATTCGCCGCGTGCAGGAGTACGGCCTGCGCTCCGGCGTGGTGCGCGTGGCGGAGCTGGTGGAGAGCGAAATCGTCGCGCTCCAGCTCAACCGCGTGGCGGAGAACAGCCGCACGGACCGCATCC includes:
- a CDS encoding STAS/SEC14 domain-containing protein, translated to MFRIDVDNAHAIVGFVLEGYIRVPEMEAFVVELERATDSLAGQDIKILADLRAFRPASPEAANMIRRVQEYGLRSGVVRVAELVESEIVALQLNRVAENSRTDRILRRFWEESAARRWLIQGDAPEPPQPRP